The Thunnus maccoyii chromosome 9, fThuMac1.1, whole genome shotgun sequence genome includes a region encoding these proteins:
- the prxl2c gene encoding peroxiredoxin-like 2C: MAEVDSPITQQVTRENREIGASSVDIRLEDVEDCLIYDRHGVSFPFKKLYQDRKSVIIFVRNFLCYSCKEYVEDLSKIPKEALQDSGISLVVIGQSAHHHIEPFCSLTGYPHEIFVDPERCIYQKLGMKREEKFTDSAHPSPHVKSGVFMGQMKSIWRAMTSPAFDFQGDLHQQGGAIIAGPGSRVHFSHFDMNRLDHMPINWLLQLAGVQQTLDFSDKPKIIHV; the protein is encoded by the exons ATGGCTGAAGTAGATTCACCTATAACTCAGCAAGTAACGAGAGAAAACCGGGAGATCGGAGCCTCTTCAGTCGATATTCGCCTTGAAGACGTCGAAGATTGTTTAATTTACGACCGGCATGGAGTCTCTTTTCCGTTCAAGAAATTATATCAAGACAGGAAATCGGTCATAATTTTTGTCCGG AATTTCTTGTGCTACAGCTGTAAAGAATATGTGGAGGATTTGAGCAAAATACCCAAAGAAGCACTACAG gattcTGGCATTAGCTTGGTTGTGATTGGTCAGTCTGCTCATCATCATATAGAG CCATTCTGCTCGCTGACGGGGTATCCTCATGAAATATTTGTGGACCCGGAGAGGTGCATTTATCAAAAGCTTGGgatgaaaagagaagagaaatttACAGACTCAG CCCACCCAAGTCCTCATGTCAAGTCTGGTGTCTTTATGGGCCAAATGAAGAGTATATGGAGGGCCATGACTAGTCCTGCATTTGACTTCCAGGGTGATCTGCATCAGCAAGGTGGAGCCATCATTGCAGGACCAG gcTCTCGAGTCCATTTTTCACATTTCGACATGAACCGCCTGGACCACATGCCCATTAATTGGCTCCTGCAGCTCGCCGGAGTTCAACAGACTCTGGACTTCAGTGATAAGCCAAAGATCATCCATGTGTAG